A stretch of Desulfurivibrio alkaliphilus AHT 2 DNA encodes these proteins:
- the epsC gene encoding serine O-acetyltransferase EpsC: MKKKTPKVADLPLAGDQCPSKDPSLATDFRSRLPEVVGQMVATCNARTCFEHIGAEPLPSRSQAIAILKTCRELIFPGYFGTQGIDWVNLEYRIGLELSGLFNCLAEEIANAIRHECTRHGHICQHCEEAGQEKAFLFLERLPHLRALLASDVQAAYQGDPAAAGFDEIIFSYPGLHAITIYRIAHELYRLEVPILPRIMTEHAHSITGIDIHPGARIGKRFFIDHGTGVVIGQTAMIGKGVKLYQGVTLGALAFKRDEAGELERHTKRHPTLEDDVTVYAGSTILGGETVIGARSVIGGNIWLTHSVPPDTKVVLNPPELVYKKS, encoded by the coding sequence ATGAAGAAAAAAACTCCTAAAGTAGCAGACCTGCCCCTGGCCGGCGATCAATGCCCCAGCAAAGACCCCTCTTTGGCCACCGATTTCCGCTCCCGCCTGCCGGAGGTGGTGGGCCAGATGGTGGCCACCTGTAACGCCCGCACCTGTTTCGAGCACATCGGGGCCGAGCCCCTGCCTTCCCGGAGCCAGGCCATTGCCATTCTCAAGACCTGCCGGGAATTGATCTTCCCGGGATATTTCGGCACCCAGGGCATCGACTGGGTCAACCTTGAATATCGTATCGGCCTGGAACTTTCCGGCCTGTTCAACTGCCTGGCCGAGGAGATCGCCAACGCCATTCGCCACGAGTGCACCCGGCATGGCCATATCTGCCAGCACTGCGAGGAGGCGGGGCAGGAAAAGGCTTTTCTCTTTCTGGAACGTCTGCCCCATTTGCGCGCCTTACTGGCCAGCGACGTGCAGGCGGCCTACCAGGGCGATCCGGCCGCCGCCGGTTTTGATGAGATCATCTTCAGCTACCCCGGCCTGCACGCCATCACCATCTACCGTATCGCCCACGAGCTCTACCGCCTTGAGGTGCCGATCCTGCCCCGGATCATGACCGAGCACGCCCACAGTATCACCGGGATCGACATTCACCCCGGGGCCAGGATCGGAAAGCGCTTCTTTATCGACCACGGCACCGGGGTGGTTATCGGCCAGACCGCGATGATCGGCAAAGGAGTCAAGCTCTACCAGGGGGTCACCCTGGGCGCCCTGGCCTTCAAGCGAGACGAAGCCGGTGAACTGGAACGCCATACCAAACGCCACCCCACCCTGGAAGATGACGTTACCGTTTATGCCGGTTCCACCATACTGGGTGGTGAAACAGTGATCGGTGCCCGCTCGGTGATCGGCGGCAACATCTGGCTGACCCATTCGGTGCCGCCGGATACCAAGGTGGTGCTCAATCCACCCGAGCTGGTCTATAAAAAATCGTAA
- a CDS encoding FmdB family zinc ribbon protein → MPIYEYRCQDCRSLFEIITSTCQLPTEIKCNNCGSQRTEKTISAASYRLASRSRSAVPAGALTGCASKSGFS, encoded by the coding sequence ATGCCAATCTATGAATACCGCTGCCAGGACTGCCGAAGCTTGTTTGAAATTATAACCTCCACTTGCCAACTGCCCACCGAGATAAAATGTAACAACTGCGGCAGTCAACGCACCGAGAAAACCATTTCCGCCGCCAGCTACCGGCTGGCTTCCCGTTCACGGTCGGCGGTTCCCGCCGGCGCTCTCACCGGTTGCGCCAGCAAATCAGGTTTCTCCTGA
- a CDS encoding M48 family metalloprotease yields the protein MSMDHHRGGRLRLSRRDFLALMSASAVGFTLGGCAVNPVTGRRELMLLSEAQEVAVDQEHAPHQLSADFGVSQDNKLNAYVAALGHDLAEHSHRPGMPYSFQVVNANYINAYAFPGGTIGVTRGIMLEMGDEAALAALLGHEIGHVNARHAAQRMTRGMIAQITVIGATVAVASSEDRQGLAPLVQTLGGLSAGALLAHYSRENEREADDLGMEYADRAGQNPAGMVALHRMLLEQSQRKPNALELMFATHPMSSERVERAEQQMARRYRQQQDRPRHAERYQDSIADLRRLAPAIREQQEGEREMAREKFAQAEPHFKKALQLAPADYTGLVLMARCQYGLGKKEEAAHYADLARESYPGEAQALQVAGIARLGLGANEEAYQHFVEYDQVLPGNPNTIFLQGVSLENMGRRQDAARNYMKYLQQVGEGGQSVYARQRLTEWGVLEKR from the coding sequence ATGAGCATGGATCATCATCGTGGAGGCCGATTACGCCTCAGTCGTCGTGATTTTCTGGCCCTGATGTCGGCCTCCGCCGTCGGTTTCACCCTGGGTGGCTGCGCCGTCAACCCGGTCACCGGGCGCCGTGAGTTGATGCTGCTCTCCGAAGCTCAGGAAGTGGCAGTCGACCAGGAGCATGCCCCCCATCAGCTTTCCGCCGATTTCGGGGTCTCGCAGGATAATAAGCTCAACGCTTACGTCGCCGCTCTGGGTCACGACCTGGCCGAACATTCGCATCGGCCGGGGATGCCTTACTCCTTCCAGGTGGTCAATGCCAACTACATCAACGCCTACGCCTTTCCCGGCGGGACCATCGGGGTCACGCGCGGGATCATGCTGGAGATGGGGGACGAGGCGGCCCTGGCGGCATTGCTGGGGCATGAAATCGGTCATGTTAACGCCCGTCACGCCGCCCAGCGGATGACCAGGGGGATGATCGCCCAAATAACGGTGATTGGGGCCACGGTGGCAGTGGCCTCTTCCGAGGACCGTCAGGGCTTGGCCCCCCTGGTGCAGACTTTGGGAGGCTTGAGTGCCGGCGCCCTGCTGGCCCATTACAGCCGTGAAAATGAAAGAGAAGCCGATGACCTGGGGATGGAATACGCCGACCGGGCCGGGCAAAATCCGGCCGGCATGGTGGCTTTGCACCGGATGCTGCTGGAGCAGTCGCAACGCAAGCCCAATGCCCTGGAGCTGATGTTTGCCACCCATCCCATGAGCAGTGAGCGCGTTGAACGGGCCGAGCAGCAGATGGCGCGACGTTATCGGCAACAGCAGGACCGCCCCCGGCATGCAGAACGTTACCAGGACAGCATTGCCGATTTGCGTCGGCTGGCCCCGGCCATCAGGGAACAGCAGGAAGGAGAAAGGGAGATGGCCCGGGAGAAATTCGCCCAGGCCGAACCCCATTTCAAAAAAGCGCTGCAACTGGCCCCGGCCGATTACACCGGGCTGGTCCTGATGGCCCGCTGCCAGTATGGCCTGGGTAAAAAAGAGGAGGCCGCTCACTATGCCGATCTGGCCCGCGAGAGCTACCCCGGCGAGGCCCAGGCCCTGCAGGTGGCCGGCATTGCCCGCCTGGGCCTGGGGGCCAACGAGGAGGCCTACCAGCATTTTGTCGAGTACGACCAGGTGTTGCCCGGCAACCCCAATACCATTTTTCTGCAAGGGGTTAGCCTGGAAAATATGGGGCGCCGGCAGGATGCGGCCCGCAACTACATGAAGTATCTGCAACAGGTAGGGGAGGGAGGCCAGTCCGTCTATGCCCGCCAACGCTTGACGGAATGGGGAGTTCTGGAAAAACGTTAG
- the nifJ gene encoding pyruvate:ferredoxin (flavodoxin) oxidoreductase codes for MSRKMVTIDGNQACTHVAYATSEIITIYPITPSTPMAAESDTKAAAGQKNIWGSVPVVTQMQSEGGVAGALHGSLTTGALCTTFTASQGLFLIMPNMYKLAGELTPTVFHVTARSVACQGLSIFGDHGDVMAVRQTGWAQLASQNVQEAQDMALIATQSTLKSRVPFIHFFDGFRTSHEIQKMEQLSHEDMRQIIDEDLVAAHRQRGLSPDRPMIRGTAQNPDVYFTGRETVNKYYQACPAIVQETMDRFAELTGRRYHLFDYFGAPDAENVIVMMGSGSETVRATIEHLIAKESAKVGMVVVRLYRPFDCKAMVNALPASVKRITVLDRTKEPGSAGEPLYLDVRAAVGEAVESNRPACQPLILGGRYGLGSAEFSPAMVKAVIDNMTAWAPKNHFCVGPDDDVAFTSLDYDRSFTIEGQDVHRCMFYGLGSDGTVGANKNTIKIIGTETDNNAQGYFVYDSKKSGSMTVSHLRFGKNRIIAPYLIDKATFIACHNFTFLDKYDMLGNLEEGGTFLLTSSYGPKEIWKQLPKKVQQQLIEKKAKFYVIDAIKLAEAIGLGARINMIMQTAFFLISGILTKKEAIDRIKDAIQKTYGNKGEKVVKMNYDAVDAAVNNIKEVKVPTKADGHELPPVVPEEAPEFVKQVTSKMIAGKGHLVKVSEMPVDGTWPTGTTQYEKRNIAVHVPEWLPENCIQCGRCSLACPHAAIRMKIVKKADLKGKGKTFKTAEAVGKQFKGQEATLQVFTEDCCGCTLCVEVCPAKKKALKMIDNTDKVRQQEAANVKFFLDLPEVADSDIDISTIKGSQLKRPLMEFSGACAGCGETPYIKLATQMFGDRMMVANATGCSSIYGGNLPTTPYCKRNDGRGPIWANSLFEDNAEFGLGMRYSVNKLGAQAVELLEEAVAAKLITKKMADDLIKASQANQDEIEAQRDRVAKLKEKLADDNSIITKRLLPVADYLVKKSVWIIGGDGWAYDIGYGGLDHVLASGENVNVLVMDTEVYSNTGGQMSKSTPRAATAQFAAGGKKMPKKDIGMIFATYGNVYIARVALGANPGQVVKAFAEAEAYDGPSLIIAYSHCVGHGINMAKGLEQQQKAVECGHWPLYRFNPVLEEEGKNPLHIDSKAPSIKFADYALNENRYRALKLMNPTMADELMAQAQGDVEKGWKRLQGMFKALEPEK; via the coding sequence ATGTCGCGTAAAATGGTCACCATCGACGGCAACCAGGCCTGTACCCATGTCGCCTATGCCACCAGTGAAATCATCACCATCTACCCCATCACTCCTTCCACCCCCATGGCCGCCGAGTCCGACACCAAGGCCGCGGCCGGCCAAAAGAATATCTGGGGCTCGGTGCCGGTGGTAACCCAGATGCAGTCGGAAGGCGGCGTGGCCGGAGCCCTGCACGGTTCGCTGACCACCGGTGCCCTGTGCACCACCTTCACCGCCTCCCAGGGGCTCTTTTTGATCATGCCCAACATGTACAAACTCGCCGGTGAGCTGACCCCCACCGTCTTCCACGTCACCGCCCGTTCGGTAGCCTGCCAGGGGCTCTCCATCTTCGGCGACCACGGCGACGTCATGGCGGTGCGCCAGACCGGTTGGGCCCAGTTGGCCTCCCAGAACGTGCAGGAAGCCCAGGACATGGCCCTGATCGCCACCCAGTCCACCCTCAAGTCCCGGGTGCCTTTTATCCATTTCTTCGACGGTTTCCGGACTTCCCACGAGATCCAGAAGATGGAGCAGCTCAGCCACGAGGATATGCGCCAGATCATCGACGAGGACCTGGTGGCGGCCCACCGCCAGCGGGGACTCAGCCCGGACCGGCCGATGATACGCGGCACCGCCCAAAACCCCGACGTCTACTTCACCGGCCGGGAAACGGTCAACAAGTACTACCAGGCCTGCCCGGCCATCGTCCAGGAAACCATGGACCGTTTCGCCGAACTCACCGGCCGCCGTTACCACCTCTTTGATTACTTCGGCGCCCCTGATGCCGAAAACGTGATCGTGATGATGGGCAGCGGTTCGGAAACCGTCCGCGCCACCATCGAGCACCTGATCGCCAAGGAATCGGCCAAGGTGGGCATGGTGGTGGTTCGCCTCTATCGCCCCTTCGACTGCAAGGCCATGGTCAACGCCCTGCCCGCCTCGGTCAAGCGCATCACCGTGCTGGATCGCACCAAGGAACCCGGCAGCGCCGGCGAACCCCTCTATCTCGACGTCCGCGCCGCCGTGGGCGAGGCGGTGGAAAGCAACCGCCCCGCCTGCCAGCCCCTGATCCTGGGCGGCCGGTACGGTTTGGGTTCGGCCGAGTTCAGCCCGGCCATGGTGAAAGCGGTCATCGACAACATGACCGCCTGGGCCCCCAAAAACCACTTCTGCGTCGGCCCCGACGACGACGTGGCCTTCACCAGCCTGGACTACGACCGCTCCTTTACCATTGAAGGCCAGGATGTCCATCGTTGCATGTTCTACGGCCTGGGAAGCGACGGCACCGTGGGCGCCAACAAAAACACCATCAAGATCATCGGCACCGAGACCGACAACAACGCCCAGGGTTATTTTGTTTACGACTCGAAGAAATCCGGCTCCATGACGGTCAGCCATCTGCGGTTCGGCAAGAATCGGATCATCGCCCCTTACCTGATCGACAAGGCCACCTTCATCGCCTGCCACAACTTCACCTTCCTCGACAAGTACGACATGCTTGGCAACCTTGAAGAGGGCGGCACCTTCCTGCTCACCTCTTCTTACGGCCCCAAGGAGATCTGGAAGCAACTGCCCAAGAAGGTGCAGCAGCAACTGATCGAGAAGAAGGCCAAGTTCTACGTCATCGACGCCATCAAGCTGGCCGAGGCCATCGGCCTGGGCGCCCGGATCAACATGATCATGCAGACCGCCTTCTTCCTGATCTCCGGTATCCTCACCAAGAAAGAGGCCATTGACCGGATCAAGGACGCCATTCAGAAGACCTATGGCAACAAGGGCGAAAAAGTCGTCAAGATGAACTACGACGCGGTGGACGCGGCGGTCAACAACATCAAGGAAGTCAAGGTTCCCACCAAGGCCGACGGCCACGAGCTGCCGCCGGTGGTACCCGAGGAAGCGCCGGAATTCGTCAAGCAGGTCACCTCCAAGATGATCGCCGGCAAGGGCCACCTGGTCAAGGTATCGGAAATGCCCGTTGACGGCACCTGGCCCACCGGCACCACCCAGTACGAGAAACGTAACATCGCCGTGCATGTCCCCGAGTGGCTGCCGGAAAACTGCATCCAGTGCGGCCGTTGCTCCCTGGCTTGCCCCCATGCCGCCATCCGCATGAAGATCGTTAAAAAGGCCGATCTCAAAGGCAAGGGCAAGACCTTCAAGACCGCCGAAGCGGTTGGCAAGCAGTTCAAGGGTCAGGAAGCCACCTTGCAGGTCTTCACCGAGGACTGCTGCGGCTGCACCTTGTGTGTCGAGGTCTGCCCGGCCAAGAAAAAGGCCCTGAAGATGATCGACAACACCGACAAGGTTCGTCAGCAGGAGGCCGCCAACGTCAAATTCTTCCTCGACCTGCCGGAGGTTGCCGACAGCGACATTGACATCTCCACCATCAAGGGCAGCCAGCTCAAGCGGCCGCTGATGGAGTTCTCCGGCGCCTGTGCCGGTTGCGGCGAGACCCCCTATATCAAGCTGGCCACCCAGATGTTTGGCGACCGCATGATGGTGGCCAACGCCACCGGCTGCTCTTCCATCTACGGCGGCAACCTGCCCACCACCCCGTATTGCAAGCGCAACGACGGTCGTGGACCGATCTGGGCCAACTCGCTGTTTGAAGATAATGCCGAATTCGGCCTTGGTATGCGCTACTCGGTGAACAAGCTGGGCGCCCAGGCGGTGGAACTGCTGGAAGAAGCGGTGGCCGCCAAGCTGATCACCAAGAAGATGGCCGACGACCTGATCAAGGCCTCCCAGGCCAACCAGGACGAGATCGAAGCCCAGCGCGACCGGGTGGCCAAGCTCAAGGAGAAGCTGGCCGACGACAACTCCATCATCACCAAACGCCTGCTGCCGGTGGCCGATTACCTGGTCAAGAAATCGGTCTGGATCATCGGTGGTGACGGCTGGGCCTACGACATCGGTTATGGCGGCCTGGACCACGTGCTGGCCTCCGGCGAGAATGTCAACGTGCTGGTGATGGATACCGAAGTGTACTCCAACACCGGCGGCCAGATGTCCAAGTCTACCCCCCGGGCGGCCACGGCCCAGTTTGCCGCCGGCGGCAAGAAAATGCCCAAAAAGGACATCGGCATGATCTTCGCCACCTACGGCAATGTTTACATCGCCCGTGTGGCCCTGGGCGCCAATCCGGGGCAGGTGGTCAAGGCCTTTGCCGAGGCCGAGGCCTATGACGGTCCCTCGTTGATCATCGCCTACTCGCACTGTGTTGGCCACGGCATCAACATGGCCAAAGGCCTGGAACAGCAGCAGAAGGCAGTGGAGTGCGGTCACTGGCCGCTGTACCGCTTCAACCCGGTGCTGGAAGAAGAGGGCAAAAACCCGCTGCACATCGACTCCAAGGCCCCGAGCATCAAGTTTGCTGATTACGCCTTGAACGAGAACCGCTACCGGGCCCTCAAGCTGATGAACCCGACCATGGCCGATGAACTTATGGCCCAGGCCCAGGGTGACGTGGAAAAAGGCTGGAAACGGCTGCAGGGGATGTTTAAGGCCCTGGAGCCCGAGAAGTAA
- a CDS encoding methyl-accepting chemotaxis protein: MDMQKWSLRGKIVLLGVVLPTILIVILFRLYITDSRERTLEAFTDKARAICLTAESTREEMEAKWRMGLFSTEQLREFAARGEQDKILAAVPVVSAWNAAMRKADEGGYTFRVPKFRPRNPANEPDPLEARALRTMAEKNLDEYYEIDEASNSVRYFRAVRLTETCLYCHGDPADSRRLWGNDRGIDPTGGRMEGWRVGEIHGAFQVIQSLEEADLQLQQTVGKATWIVLAGLLLMAIMFATLVLRVVSNSVIKPISRIIEELSGNAGNLLEAAGQVSSASHELADGASSQAASLEETSASLEEMSSMTRLNAENVKQTSQMAESARSSAETAQRSMEKMGEAIGSIKKSADETAVIMKTIDEIAFQTNLLALNAAVEAARAGEAGAGFAVVADEVRSLALRSGEAARNTEQLIEQSQKNADHGVESANEVREILGQIVDGVNKVSQLAKEISVASDEQAQGVNQINQAVAQVDKVTQGNAAISEEAASSSEELSGQANELNRLIGELGIIVGISLPNHGGEVSRSSVRGLKRPPQAQAVAGKSALPSPAAPGSKGKVAGPGADRSGTPARVTAPAAGAAGASRKGKKAEEVIPFDDDDFEDF, translated from the coding sequence ATGGATATGCAAAAATGGTCATTAAGGGGCAAGATTGTCTTACTCGGGGTTGTTTTGCCCACCATCCTGATTGTCATCCTTTTTCGCCTTTACATCACCGACTCCCGGGAGAGAACCCTGGAGGCCTTTACCGACAAGGCACGGGCCATTTGTTTAACTGCCGAATCAACCCGTGAAGAAATGGAGGCCAAATGGCGGATGGGGCTCTTTTCCACCGAACAATTGCGGGAGTTTGCCGCCCGCGGCGAACAGGACAAGATCTTGGCTGCCGTGCCGGTGGTTTCGGCCTGGAACGCCGCCATGCGCAAGGCCGATGAGGGAGGCTATACCTTTCGGGTGCCCAAGTTTCGCCCCCGCAACCCCGCCAACGAGCCCGACCCTCTGGAGGCCAGGGCCCTGCGGACCATGGCGGAAAAGAACCTCGACGAGTACTATGAAATCGATGAGGCGAGTAACTCGGTCCGCTATTTTCGCGCGGTCCGCCTCACCGAAACCTGCCTGTACTGTCATGGAGATCCCGCCGACTCGCGGCGCCTGTGGGGTAACGATCGGGGGATCGATCCCACCGGTGGCCGGATGGAAGGCTGGCGGGTTGGCGAGATCCATGGCGCCTTTCAGGTGATTCAGTCACTGGAAGAAGCCGATCTGCAGCTGCAGCAGACAGTCGGCAAGGCCACCTGGATTGTTTTAGCCGGTCTGCTGCTGATGGCGATCATGTTTGCCACCCTGGTGCTGCGGGTGGTGTCAAACTCGGTAATCAAGCCCATTTCCAGGATTATTGAAGAGTTGAGCGGCAATGCCGGCAACCTGCTGGAAGCGGCCGGCCAGGTTTCTTCCGCCAGCCATGAGTTGGCTGACGGGGCCAGCAGTCAGGCGGCCAGCCTGGAAGAAACTTCGGCTTCGCTGGAAGAGATGTCTTCCATGACCAGGTTGAATGCGGAAAACGTTAAGCAGACCAGCCAGATGGCTGAAAGTGCCCGCAGTTCGGCGGAAACCGCCCAGCGCAGCATGGAGAAGATGGGTGAGGCCATCGGTAGCATCAAAAAGTCCGCCGACGAGACGGCGGTTATTATGAAGACCATTGACGAGATTGCCTTCCAGACCAACCTGCTGGCCTTAAATGCGGCGGTGGAGGCGGCCCGGGCCGGCGAGGCCGGGGCGGGCTTTGCGGTGGTGGCTGATGAGGTCCGTTCATTGGCCTTGCGCAGCGGCGAGGCGGCCCGTAATACCGAGCAGCTTATCGAGCAGTCCCAGAAAAATGCTGACCACGGGGTGGAGTCGGCCAATGAGGTGCGAGAGATCCTGGGCCAGATTGTCGACGGGGTGAATAAGGTCAGCCAGCTGGCCAAAGAGATCTCGGTGGCCAGTGATGAGCAGGCCCAGGGGGTTAACCAGATCAACCAGGCGGTGGCCCAGGTGGACAAGGTAACTCAGGGTAACGCCGCCATCTCGGAAGAGGCCGCCTCTTCCAGCGAAGAACTGTCTGGGCAGGCCAACGAGTTGAACCGTTTGATCGGTGAATTGGGGATCATTGTCGGGATTTCATTGCCGAATCATGGTGGAGAGGTGTCCCGGAGCAGCGTGCGCGGCCTGAAGCGGCCGCCACAGGCTCAGGCGGTGGCCGGTAAGTCTGCCTTGCCGAGCCCGGCGGCGCCAGGCAGCAAAGGCAAAGTCGCCGGCCCGGGCGCTGATCGTTCAGGAACTCCAGCCAGGGTGACGGCGCCTGCGGCAGGTGCTGCCGGCGCCTCCCGCAAAGGCAAAAAAGCCGAAGAGGTGATTCCCTTCGATGATGATGATTTTGAGGATTTTTAG
- a CDS encoding small multi-drug export protein, producing MRRLSDVSWLQQNDSLRRDNPFLWYLTLLGPFGLTAMILLVLYLLHGWPYVRGLLLSALAVFFFFGRFVILGGNAKDGLEEAARFFSPGELALLVFYMDAMVASLLAFHIGFLFRLPFMGDRLRLLVEDGRFILHSHPWMKRATFVGIVAFVTFPLAATGSVGGSIFGRLLGMTRSATFLGVITGSLVGCSAMYFGASLINHYLDRNNPWLSAGGILFVVVIILVLNFRYRQIKKQWLEQRQ from the coding sequence ATGCGCCGCTTATCTGATGTTTCTTGGCTGCAGCAAAATGATTCCCTGCGCCGGGACAACCCTTTTCTCTGGTACCTGACCCTGCTGGGCCCCTTCGGGCTGACGGCCATGATCCTGCTGGTCCTTTATCTGCTTCATGGCTGGCCCTATGTGCGGGGACTGCTGCTCAGTGCCCTGGCGGTCTTTTTCTTCTTTGGCCGTTTTGTTATTCTCGGTGGTAACGCCAAAGACGGCCTGGAAGAAGCGGCCCGCTTTTTCTCGCCGGGCGAGCTGGCCCTGCTGGTTTTTTACATGGATGCCATGGTGGCCTCCCTGCTGGCCTTTCACATCGGTTTTCTCTTTCGCTTGCCGTTTATGGGCGACCGCCTGCGCCTGCTGGTGGAAGATGGTCGCTTTATTCTTCACTCCCATCCCTGGATGAAAAGGGCCACTTTTGTCGGTATCGTGGCCTTTGTTACCTTTCCCCTGGCCGCCACCGGCAGCGTCGGCGGCTCGATATTCGGCCGCCTGCTGGGGATGACCAGGAGTGCTACTTTCCTCGGGGTGATCACCGGCAGTCTGGTGGGCTGCTCGGCCATGTATTTCGGCGCCTCTTTGATCAACCATTATCTGGACCGGAACAACCCCTGGCTGAGCGCCGGCGGGATACTCTTTGTGGTGGTGATTATTCTGGTGCTTAATTTTCGCTACCGTCAAATCAAAAAGCAGTGGCTGGAGCAACGGCAATAA
- a CDS encoding TrpB-like pyridoxal phosphate-dependent enzyme, with protein MKQKHILLPPDQQVKSWYNVVADLPGGLAPPLDPATGQPMGPDKMGAIFPMGLLEQEMSQQRWIDIPREILEIWQIWRPSPLIRATFLEEALGTKAKIYYKYEGVSPSGSHKTNSAVAQAYYNKQEGVKRLATETGAGQWGCALSFAAHKFGLDCKVYMVRVSYDQKPYRKVMMNTYGAEIVASPSPDTPTGREVLAKTPDTPGSLGIAISEALEDTVSRDDTKYALGSVLNHVCLHQTVIGLEAKQQLALVGDYPDVVIGCCGGGSNFAGLAAPFVPDKLEGKNIRLLGVEPASCPTLTKGSFAYDFGDLSQRTPLLYMYTLGHDFIPPGIHAGGLRYHGMAPVISALMREKLMEATALQQLECFEAGTLFARTEGIIPAPESCHAVRAAIIEATREPDKPQTILFNLSGHGLLDLASYEKYFAGELVNYEMPDEAIAEATKNLPKL; from the coding sequence ATGAAACAAAAACACATTCTTTTGCCTCCGGATCAGCAAGTAAAAAGCTGGTATAACGTTGTTGCCGACCTCCCCGGTGGTCTGGCTCCCCCCTTGGATCCGGCCACCGGCCAGCCCATGGGGCCGGACAAGATGGGGGCGATTTTTCCCATGGGGCTGCTGGAGCAGGAGATGAGTCAGCAGCGCTGGATCGATATTCCCCGGGAAATTCTTGAAATCTGGCAGATCTGGCGCCCTTCGCCCTTAATCAGGGCCACCTTCCTGGAAGAGGCCCTGGGGACCAAGGCGAAAATTTATTACAAATATGAGGGGGTATCTCCTTCCGGCAGCCACAAAACCAACAGTGCCGTGGCCCAGGCCTATTACAACAAGCAGGAGGGGGTTAAACGGCTGGCCACCGAAACCGGCGCCGGCCAGTGGGGTTGCGCCCTCTCTTTTGCCGCTCACAAATTCGGCCTGGACTGCAAGGTCTACATGGTTCGGGTTTCCTATGACCAGAAACCCTACCGCAAGGTAATGATGAACACCTACGGGGCCGAAATCGTGGCCAGCCCCAGCCCCGATACCCCCACCGGCCGCGAAGTGCTGGCCAAAACCCCGGACACCCCGGGCTCTTTGGGGATCGCCATCAGTGAGGCCCTGGAGGACACGGTGAGCCGGGACGACACCAAGTACGCCCTGGGGTCGGTCTTAAACCATGTCTGCCTGCACCAGACGGTGATCGGCCTGGAGGCCAAGCAGCAACTGGCCCTGGTGGGGGATTATCCCGATGTGGTGATCGGCTGTTGCGGCGGCGGGTCCAACTTCGCCGGCCTGGCCGCCCCGTTTGTACCCGATAAGCTGGAAGGAAAAAATATCCGCCTGCTGGGGGTTGAGCCGGCCTCCTGCCCAACCCTGACCAAGGGGAGTTTTGCCTATGATTTTGGCGATCTTTCCCAGCGTACGCCGCTTTTGTACATGTACACCCTGGGGCATGATTTCATCCCCCCCGGGATTCACGCCGGCGGTCTGCGCTACCATGGCATGGCCCCGGTGATCAGCGCCCTGATGCGGGAAAAACTGATGGAAGCCACCGCCTTGCAGCAGTTGGAGTGCTTTGAGGCCGGCACCCTGTTTGCCCGCACTGAAGGCATTATCCCGGCCCCGGAATCCTGCCATGCGGTCCGGGCGGCGATCATTGAAGCCACGCGGGAGCCGGATAAGCCCCAGACCATTCTCTTCAACCTCTCCGGCCACGGCCTGCTGGATCTGGCCAGCTACGAAAAATACTTCGCCGGTGAACTGGTCAACTACGAAATGCCCGACGAGGCCATTGCCGAGGCCACCAAAAACCTTCCCAAACTGTAA